The proteins below come from a single Crossiella sp. CA-258035 genomic window:
- a CDS encoding S8 family serine peptidase produces the protein MRLRLRPSRLTTVLVAGATCLAAALGAVTPAVAAPSAADDGGLSERTARQINVLQRVKAAQSKAESKVDSRLVVEQRLRQDRSLLSAAPELNTGIAVGGNGSVLVEIRADRVGDELVADVRRHGGVLRHVSPATRTVRAELPLSSLAKLAARGDVRQIEPASEAMTARAGAPKSAETKEARGKRIAEQARAALAAKQQRAGVAAVTSEGDRAHNADNARRDYKVTGVGAKLCAMSDGVDSLAAMRTLGELPAVDVLAGQEGDGDEGTAMLEILHDVAPGASLGFATAFNGDASFADNIRKLRFELKCDVIVDDVLYFNESPFQDGIIAQAVNDVTAHGALFFSSAGNEGNLADGTSGHWEGKFVDSGKGVGRFVGTAHDFDPGAGVQIINPMSAGSNGKPVTLFWADPLQRSTNDYDLYLLDGNGNVVALSQGVQDGLQDPYERVNTTAGGQRLAVVKYRGEDKYLSLSVLRGRFKDAGELKGFATSGVTRGHSAAKDAFSVAAAPAAKAFTGGEAGDPANPAGPYPGSFDGSSKLERFSSDGPRRVFFNADGTPVASPEGELRQKPDLTAADGVVTKTPGFSPFYGTSAAAPHAAAIAGLILSGNPGLPAAEVRQALTSTAVDIGAPGVDNRAGAGIVLTDKVLAHTGASPQPRAVAQSPTVSPTSGDGDAFLEPGESAALFLPVLNNGDGTAASVSVALTATSPGVTVAPRTKNYGTIEAGQTGLNQFAITVPASHPIGDPVVLSAKVTFAGSLSPTTTALNIPIGRPSPVAKNFAYAGEPVAIPDGDSAGVTVTIPVTGAGRPSKVTFSLDGTDCSAAEGSTTAGISHTYVGDLAGTLTSPSGQVLTLFQRQGGGGNNLCQVVFDDGAAQPFSGVTAAQAPFTGTWRPVAPLAPTLRGTADGNWTLKVVDNVRTDAGHLRNVSLHINGYE, from the coding sequence GTGCGATTACGGTTACGTCCATCCCGGCTGACCACCGTGCTGGTGGCCGGGGCGACCTGTCTGGCAGCGGCTCTGGGCGCCGTGACACCCGCCGTGGCGGCGCCCAGTGCCGCTGACGACGGGGGCCTGTCCGAGCGGACCGCGCGGCAGATCAACGTGCTGCAACGGGTGAAGGCTGCCCAGTCCAAGGCTGAGTCCAAAGTGGACAGTCGGCTGGTGGTGGAGCAGCGGCTGCGCCAGGACCGCTCGCTGCTGAGCGCGGCCCCCGAGCTCAACACCGGGATCGCGGTGGGCGGCAACGGATCCGTGCTGGTGGAGATCCGCGCCGACCGGGTGGGTGACGAGCTGGTCGCCGACGTGCGCAGGCACGGCGGCGTGCTCCGGCACGTCTCCCCGGCCACCCGCACCGTGCGCGCCGAGCTGCCGCTGTCCTCGCTGGCCAAGCTGGCCGCCCGCGGTGACGTCCGGCAGATCGAACCGGCCAGCGAGGCGATGACCGCCCGCGCCGGCGCGCCGAAGTCCGCTGAGACCAAGGAAGCCCGCGGCAAGCGGATCGCCGAGCAGGCCCGCGCCGCGCTGGCCGCCAAGCAGCAGCGCGCCGGGGTCGCCGCGGTCACCTCCGAGGGCGACCGGGCGCACAACGCGGACAACGCCCGCCGCGACTACAAGGTCACCGGCGTCGGCGCGAAGCTGTGCGCGATGTCCGACGGCGTGGACTCCCTGGCCGCCATGCGCACCCTGGGCGAACTGCCCGCGGTGGACGTGCTGGCCGGGCAGGAAGGCGACGGTGACGAGGGCACCGCGATGCTGGAGATCCTGCACGACGTCGCGCCCGGCGCCAGCCTCGGTTTCGCCACCGCCTTCAACGGCGACGCCAGCTTCGCCGACAACATCCGCAAGCTGCGCTTCGAGCTCAAGTGCGACGTGATCGTCGACGACGTGCTCTACTTCAACGAGTCGCCGTTCCAGGACGGCATCATCGCCCAGGCGGTCAACGACGTCACCGCCCACGGCGCGCTGTTCTTCTCCTCCGCGGGCAACGAGGGCAACCTCGCCGACGGCACCTCCGGGCACTGGGAGGGCAAGTTCGTCGACTCCGGCAAGGGAGTCGGCCGCTTCGTCGGCACCGCGCACGACTTCGACCCCGGCGCGGGCGTGCAGATCATCAACCCGATGTCGGCCGGCTCGAACGGCAAGCCGGTGACCCTGTTCTGGGCCGACCCGTTGCAGCGCTCCACCAACGACTACGACCTGTACCTGTTGGACGGCAACGGGAACGTGGTCGCGCTCAGCCAGGGCGTGCAGGACGGGCTGCAGGACCCCTACGAGCGGGTCAACACCACCGCGGGCGGCCAGCGGCTGGCCGTGGTGAAGTACCGCGGCGAGGACAAGTACCTGTCCCTGTCGGTGCTGCGCGGCCGGTTCAAGGACGCCGGTGAGCTCAAGGGCTTCGCCACCTCGGGAGTGACCCGTGGCCACTCCGCGGCCAAGGACGCCTTCAGCGTCGCCGCCGCCCCCGCCGCCAAGGCCTTCACCGGTGGCGAGGCGGGCGACCCGGCCAACCCGGCCGGTCCCTACCCGGGCTCCTTCGACGGCAGCTCCAAGCTGGAGCGCTTCAGCTCCGACGGCCCGCGCCGGGTGTTCTTCAACGCCGACGGCACCCCGGTCGCCTCGCCCGAGGGTGAGCTGCGGCAGAAGCCGGACCTGACCGCCGCCGACGGCGTGGTCACCAAGACCCCCGGTTTCAGCCCGTTCTACGGCACCTCGGCCGCCGCGCCGCACGCCGCCGCGATCGCCGGCCTGATCCTCTCCGGCAACCCCGGCCTGCCCGCCGCGGAGGTGCGGCAGGCGCTGACCAGCACCGCGGTGGACATCGGCGCGCCGGGCGTGGACAACCGCGCGGGCGCGGGCATCGTGCTCACCGACAAGGTGCTGGCGCACACCGGGGCCAGCCCGCAGCCGAGGGCCGTGGCCCAGTCGCCGACGGTCAGCCCGACCAGCGGTGACGGCGACGCGTTCCTGGAGCCGGGGGAGAGCGCCGCGCTGTTCCTGCCGGTGCTCAACAACGGCGACGGCACCGCCGCCTCGGTCAGCGTGGCGCTGACCGCGACCAGCCCCGGGGTGACCGTGGCGCCGCGCACCAAGAACTACGGCACCATCGAGGCCGGGCAGACCGGGCTCAACCAGTTCGCCATCACGGTGCCGGCCTCCCACCCGATCGGGGATCCGGTGGTGCTCTCGGCCAAGGTGACCTTCGCGGGTTCGCTGTCGCCGACCACCACCGCGCTGAACATCCCGATCGGCCGTCCCTCGCCGGTGGCCAAGAACTTCGCCTACGCCGGTGAGCCGGTGGCGATCCCGGACGGCGACTCCGCCGGGGTCACCGTCACCATCCCGGTGACCGGCGCAGGCAGGCCGTCCAAGGTCACCTTCTCCCTGGACGGCACCGACTGCTCCGCGGCGGAGGGCTCCACCACCGCGGGCATCAGCCACACCTACGTCGGTGACCTGGCAGGCACGCTGACCTCGCCGTCGGGCCAGGTCCTCACCCTGTTCCAGCGGCAGGGCGGCGGCGGCAACAACCTCTGCCAGGTGGTCTTCGACGACGGCGCGGCCCAGCCGTTCAGCGGCGTCACCGCAGCTCAGGCGCCGTTCACCGGCACCTGGCGGCCGGTGGCCCCGCTGGCGCCCACGCTGCGCGGCACCGCTGACGGCAACTGGACGCTGAAGGTGGTGGACAACGTCCGCACCGACGCCGGCCACCTGCGGAACGTCTCGCTGCACATCAACGGCTACGAGTGA
- a CDS encoding SDR family NAD(P)-dependent oxidoreductase, which produces MELSGARILVVGATGVLGGRVSRGLADRGAKLALAGRDRRKLIALARELGGCQYKRFDAYDVEGCPWLVRDAHQVLGGLQGVVVCSGIVAFGTAENTHDVVSEQLFAVNTLAPIAILRTALPVLHRGSAIAAITGVEADRPAAELATYSASKAALSAWLAAVREEQRPRGVTVLDAKLPHVDTGMGERAAAGRRPNRIGRGADPQYVVDRMLDALAGGAEEIRVGPDGRTLETN; this is translated from the coding sequence ATGGAGCTGAGCGGGGCGCGGATTCTCGTGGTGGGTGCCACCGGTGTCCTCGGTGGCCGGGTCAGCCGTGGGCTGGCGGATCGGGGCGCGAAGCTCGCGCTGGCCGGACGTGACCGCCGAAAACTCATCGCGCTGGCCCGCGAGCTGGGCGGCTGCCAGTACAAGCGCTTCGACGCCTACGACGTGGAGGGCTGCCCCTGGCTGGTGCGCGATGCCCACCAGGTGCTCGGCGGGCTCCAGGGCGTGGTGGTGTGCTCGGGCATCGTGGCCTTCGGCACCGCGGAGAACACCCACGACGTGGTCTCCGAACAGCTCTTCGCGGTCAACACCCTCGCCCCGATCGCCATCCTGCGCACCGCGTTGCCGGTGCTGCACCGGGGTTCGGCGATCGCGGCGATCACCGGCGTGGAGGCCGACCGGCCGGCCGCGGAGCTGGCCACCTACTCCGCGAGCAAGGCCGCGCTCTCGGCCTGGCTGGCCGCGGTGCGCGAGGAGCAGCGGCCGCGCGGGGTCACCGTGCTGGATGCGAAGCTGCCGCACGTGGACACCGGCATGGGCGAGCGCGCCGCCGCGGGCAGACGGCCCAACCGGATCGGCCGGGGCGCGGATCCGCAGTACGTGGTGGACCGGATGCTGGACGCGCTGGCCGGCGGGGCCGAGGAGATCCGGGTAGGGCCGGACGGCCGGACTTTGGAAACAAACTAA
- the dgt gene encoding dGTP triphosphohydrolase, with amino-acid sequence MHDHATDARALRRSGDSGAVAVPLDLAASPFRVDRDRVAASPFFARLGGVTQVISPSGSGLLVHNRLTHSIKVAQVARAIAERLRRNPFHADLVDKLGGCDPDVVEAAALAHDLGHPPFGHLGEQVLDRLARHRLGLPDGFEGNAQSFRIVTTTDVRGPAAVGLDLTVAVRAAMLKYPWTRLSHPDPHPRTMAQPPRGAGEPSDAPGTGSAKFSVYVSEIDDMLQARLPFQGRIPDWQQTVEASVMDTADDIAYAIHDLEDFHRVGVLQHATVAAELDVWQRECVELAGLSRPDLQAQSRRPGRSLELLRRRLHLKDGWVVDDEAFAAAVARVRRDLVDGLLSTPFDGSVEAEQLVADFSARWTARLVEGVTMLAEPSTRTAHVALAPDQWHEVQVLKFVHHRFVLGRPDLALHQRGQARLLTSLVEALDQWLSDRYERSRLPRRLNDLVELAQEEYTTLARTRPQVLAGATGELPEGRDSLRRLARGRAVVDFVASLTDSQAVAMLEALSGRTGQLWTDAFVL; translated from the coding sequence ATGCACGATCACGCCACCGACGCGCGAGCGCTCCGCCGCTCCGGGGACTCCGGGGCCGTCGCGGTGCCGCTGGACCTGGCCGCCAGCCCGTTCCGGGTGGACCGGGACCGGGTCGCGGCCAGCCCGTTCTTCGCCAGGCTCGGCGGCGTCACCCAGGTGATCAGCCCCTCCGGCTCGGGGCTGCTGGTGCACAACCGGCTCACGCACAGCATCAAGGTGGCCCAGGTGGCCCGCGCGATCGCCGAACGCCTGCGCCGCAACCCCTTCCACGCCGACCTGGTGGACAAGCTGGGCGGCTGCGACCCGGACGTGGTGGAGGCCGCCGCGCTCGCGCACGACCTGGGCCATCCGCCGTTCGGGCACCTCGGCGAGCAGGTGCTGGACCGGCTGGCCCGGCACCGCCTCGGCCTGCCGGACGGCTTCGAGGGCAACGCGCAGTCCTTCCGCATCGTCACCACCACCGACGTGCGCGGCCCGGCCGCGGTCGGCCTGGACCTGACGGTGGCGGTGCGCGCGGCGATGCTGAAGTACCCGTGGACCCGCCTGTCCCACCCCGACCCGCACCCGCGCACCATGGCCCAGCCGCCGCGCGGCGCGGGCGAACCCTCGGACGCGCCGGGCACCGGGTCGGCGAAGTTCTCCGTCTACGTCTCCGAGATCGACGACATGCTCCAGGCCCGGCTGCCCTTCCAGGGCCGCATCCCGGACTGGCAGCAGACCGTGGAAGCCTCGGTGATGGACACCGCCGACGACATCGCCTACGCCATCCACGACCTGGAGGACTTCCACCGGGTCGGCGTCCTGCAGCACGCCACGGTCGCCGCCGAGCTGGACGTCTGGCAGCGGGAGTGCGTGGAGCTGGCCGGGCTGAGCCGCCCCGACCTCCAGGCCCAGTCCCGCAGACCCGGCCGGTCCCTGGAGCTGCTGCGCCGCCGCCTGCACCTCAAGGACGGCTGGGTGGTCGACGACGAGGCCTTCGCCGCCGCGGTGGCCAGGGTGCGCCGGGACCTGGTCGACGGGCTGCTCTCCACCCCGTTCGACGGTTCGGTGGAGGCCGAGCAGCTGGTCGCCGACTTCTCGGCGCGCTGGACCGCCCGGCTGGTCGAGGGCGTCACCATGCTCGCCGAACCCAGCACCCGCACCGCGCACGTGGCCCTCGCACCCGACCAGTGGCACGAGGTGCAGGTGCTCAAGTTCGTGCACCACCGCTTCGTGCTGGGCCGCCCGGACCTGGCGCTGCACCAGCGCGGCCAGGCCCGGCTGCTGACCTCGCTGGTGGAGGCCCTCGACCAGTGGCTCAGCGACCGCTACGAGCGCTCCCGGCTGCCCAGGCGGCTCAACGACCTGGTGGAGCTGGCCCAGGAGGAGTACACCACCCTGGCCAGGACCCGGCCGCAGGTGCTGGCCGGGGCCACCGGCGAGCTGCCGGAGGGCCGGGACTCGTTGCGGCGGCTGGCCCGCGGCCGCGCGGTGGTGGACTTCGTCGCCTCGCTGACCGACTCGCAGGCGGTGGCCATGCTGGAGGCGCTGTCGGGCCGCACCGGGCAGCTCTGGACCGACGCTTTTGTGCTGTAG
- a CDS encoding DUF3558 domain-containing protein, translated as MRTLLLITLAVTGLLSACGTGAPAPTSGSSPAPTTAPPQRPREVAAHTVPPCELLTSAQQSDLRVSRIEPGPADGSQDPWCAFVVDPPGYRFVVTPWAGAGIESWLGISSAKAKLVGIAGFPAARVSSLEGRGAPCGVHVSVAEGRTLSVTGSASKGSFSEEELCRETERVAGAALATALTRAR; from the coding sequence ATGCGCACGCTGTTGTTGATCACGCTGGCCGTCACCGGTCTGCTGTCGGCCTGCGGCACCGGCGCGCCCGCGCCCACCAGCGGGTCCAGCCCGGCGCCGACCACCGCGCCACCCCAGCGGCCGCGCGAGGTGGCCGCGCACACCGTGCCGCCCTGCGAGCTGCTCACCTCGGCCCAGCAGAGCGACCTGCGGGTGTCCCGGATCGAACCCGGTCCCGCCGACGGTTCGCAGGACCCGTGGTGCGCCTTCGTGGTGGACCCGCCCGGCTACCGGTTCGTGGTGACCCCGTGGGCGGGGGCCGGCATCGAGAGCTGGCTGGGCATCTCCAGCGCGAAGGCGAAACTCGTTGGCATCGCCGGGTTCCCGGCGGCCAGGGTCAGCTCCCTGGAAGGGCGCGGCGCGCCGTGCGGGGTGCACGTGAGCGTGGCCGAGGGGCGGACGCTGAGCGTGACGGGCAGCGCCAGCAAGGGCTCCTTCAGCGAGGAGGAGCTGTGCCGGGAGACCGAGCGGGTGGCCGGGGCGGCGCTGGCCACCGCGCTGACCAGGGCCCGTTGA
- a CDS encoding lytic polysaccharide monooxygenase auxiliary activity family 9 protein, whose amino-acid sequence MSVKSKLVAAAAGIGMVPAMLVALPATEASAHGYISNPPSRQAQCAAGTVSCGDIKYEPQSVEGPKGLRNCHGNVGRFAELNNDSKGWRATSVGRNVTFNWRLTARHRTSTWEYYVGGTKVATFNDNGATPGATVSHNVNLGNHSGRQKVLAVWNIYDTAMAFYNCVDLQVS is encoded by the coding sequence ATGAGCGTGAAAAGCAAGCTCGTCGCGGCCGCCGCCGGTATCGGCATGGTGCCTGCCATGTTGGTCGCCCTGCCGGCCACGGAGGCGAGCGCGCACGGCTACATCTCCAACCCGCCGAGCCGCCAGGCGCAGTGCGCCGCCGGCACGGTCTCCTGTGGTGACATCAAGTACGAGCCGCAGAGCGTGGAGGGCCCCAAGGGGCTGCGCAACTGCCACGGCAACGTGGGCCGCTTCGCCGAGCTGAACAACGACAGCAAGGGCTGGCGGGCCACCTCGGTGGGCCGCAACGTCACCTTCAACTGGCGGCTGACCGCCCGGCACCGCACTTCCACCTGGGAGTACTACGTCGGCGGCACCAAGGTCGCCACGTTCAACGACAACGGCGCCACCCCGGGAGCCACGGTCTCGCACAACGTGAACCTGGGCAACCACTCGGGCCGCCAGAAGGTGCTGGCCGTCTGGAACATCTACGACACGGCGATGGCCTTCTACAACTGTGTCGACCTGCAGGTGAGCTGA
- a CDS encoding 2-oxoglutarate and iron-dependent oxygenase domain-containing protein: MSDAVPIIDLTPWFRGDPASRRAVAAEVDDALRRSGFLLITGHGVPEELRDNVRAAAKEFFALGAETKRRYAVKVGEHGWLPPGAEANSYAEGAESPPDLKESYSVGADQPTGNPELDREWFAPNVWPAEAPALQELAEEYLRHMRRLADELLTVCAVALDLAPDFFTSRGQHPSYTMNINWYPPLSTVGSPQPGQFRIGAHTDFGTVTILDRQHGVGGLQVHTLDGEWVNAPFDPAAFTVNIGDLLARWTGDRWRSTRHRVLPPDASAPDEELISLIYFYETDPEARIASLGPPIGKVAYPEVRAADYLRAKLDAITMD; encoded by the coding sequence ATGAGCGACGCGGTGCCGATCATCGACCTCACCCCCTGGTTCCGGGGTGATCCGGCGAGCCGCCGCGCGGTGGCCGCGGAGGTGGACGACGCCCTGCGGCGATCGGGATTCCTGCTCATCACCGGACACGGCGTGCCGGAGGAGCTCCGCGACAACGTACGGGCTGCCGCGAAGGAGTTCTTCGCACTCGGGGCGGAGACCAAACGGCGGTACGCGGTCAAGGTCGGCGAGCACGGCTGGCTGCCGCCGGGCGCGGAGGCCAACTCCTACGCCGAGGGCGCGGAGTCCCCGCCGGACCTCAAGGAGAGCTACTCCGTCGGCGCGGACCAGCCCACCGGGAACCCGGAGCTGGACCGGGAGTGGTTCGCGCCCAACGTCTGGCCGGCCGAGGCGCCTGCGCTCCAGGAGCTGGCCGAGGAGTACCTGCGGCACATGCGCCGCCTGGCCGACGAGCTGCTCACCGTGTGCGCGGTGGCCCTCGACCTGGCCCCGGACTTCTTCACCAGCCGCGGGCAGCACCCGTCCTACACCATGAACATCAACTGGTACCCGCCACTGTCCACTGTGGGCAGTCCACAGCCCGGCCAGTTCCGGATCGGCGCGCACACCGACTTCGGCACGGTCACCATCCTGGACCGCCAGCACGGCGTCGGCGGCCTCCAGGTGCACACCCTGGACGGCGAATGGGTCAACGCGCCGTTCGACCCGGCCGCCTTCACGGTCAACATCGGCGACCTGCTGGCCCGCTGGACCGGCGACCGCTGGCGCTCCACCCGGCACCGGGTGCTGCCGCCGGATGCCAGCGCGCCGGATGAGGAGCTGATCTCGCTGATCTACTTCTACGAGACCGATCCGGAGGCCCGGATCGCCTCGCTGGGACCGCCGATCGGCAAGGTGGCCTACCCGGAGGTGCGGGCCGCGGACTACCTGCGGGCGAAGCTGGACGCCATCACGATGGACTGA
- a CDS encoding acVLRF1 family peptidyl-tRNA hydrolase translates to MSRVRQVAGGGRAVEVEPERLQGFLDRFATRHQGVTESRLGPTHAVFTAADGAKAELDIPFGGLPGEQVTTPGLHLDPLLPHLLRPRRIALVLVRLGGHSLGVAEGGKVVLSTTDRRQVHGRNKAGGWSQQRFARRREGQARVALQAAADDVFRVLVPQLSTVDAVVLGGDRSALAELRADRRIAALMNRAEERVLDVPEPRRTVLDEAALRARCVDVVVTEP, encoded by the coding sequence ATGAGCCGGGTCCGCCAGGTCGCGGGCGGCGGCCGCGCCGTCGAGGTCGAACCCGAACGCCTGCAAGGCTTCCTGGACCGCTTCGCCACCCGCCACCAGGGCGTCACCGAGTCCCGCCTCGGCCCAACCCACGCGGTGTTCACCGCCGCGGACGGCGCGAAAGCCGAGCTGGACATCCCCTTCGGCGGCCTGCCCGGCGAGCAGGTGACCACCCCCGGTCTGCACCTGGACCCCCTGCTGCCGCACCTGTTGCGCCCGCGCCGGATCGCGCTGGTGCTGGTCCGCCTGGGCGGCCACAGCCTCGGCGTGGCCGAGGGCGGCAAGGTGGTGCTCTCCACCACCGACCGCCGCCAGGTGCACGGCCGCAACAAGGCAGGCGGCTGGTCCCAGCAGCGCTTCGCCCGCCGCCGCGAGGGCCAGGCCAGGGTCGCCTTGCAGGCCGCGGCCGACGACGTGTTCCGGGTGCTGGTGCCCCAACTGTCCACTGTGGACGCCGTGGTGCTCGGCGGCGACCGCTCCGCGCTGGCCGAGCTGCGCGCCGACCGGCGGATCGCGGCGCTGATGAACCGGGCCGAGGAACGGGTGCTGGACGTGCCCGAACCCCGCCGCACGGTGCTGGACGAGGCCGCGCTGCGCGCCCGCTGCGTCGACGTGGTGGTGACCGAGCCCTAG
- a CDS encoding kelch repeat-containing protein has product MGSVAVLDCAAGEWTSAGPLPSPRAWWGHSDGLLRLPGGGIVAIGGEDARRSARAEVYRFDEADGGWTELAPLATARRRNSATVLADGRILVAGGLTGPREFPALGLATAEIFDPATGAWTPAGTMAEPRFFHHATLLPDGRVLLAGGSTTRAGGYTALQTAELYDPDRGLWTRTEHYDADAGPRILAEAKEVGRTGDRALAMADGSVLVAGTGRKAALRVDRAHFGLAELAGGRVLVTGGVRAAAGEAVPASLTAATELFRCTS; this is encoded by the coding sequence ATGGGAAGCGTCGCTGTTCTGGACTGCGCCGCGGGGGAGTGGACCAGCGCCGGCCCCCTGCCGTCCCCCCGTGCCTGGTGGGGTCATTCCGACGGGCTGCTCCGGCTGCCCGGCGGCGGGATCGTGGCCATCGGCGGCGAGGACGCCCGCCGCAGCGCCCGTGCCGAGGTCTACCGGTTCGACGAGGCAGACGGCGGCTGGACCGAGCTGGCGCCGCTGGCCACCGCGCGCCGCCGCAACTCCGCCACCGTGCTGGCCGACGGCCGGATCCTGGTCGCGGGCGGACTCACCGGGCCGAGGGAGTTCCCGGCGCTGGGCCTGGCCACCGCGGAGATCTTCGACCCGGCGACCGGGGCGTGGACACCGGCCGGGACCATGGCCGAGCCGCGGTTCTTCCACCACGCCACCCTGTTGCCGGATGGCCGGGTGCTGCTGGCCGGTGGCAGCACGACCCGCGCGGGCGGCTACACCGCGTTGCAGACCGCTGAGCTGTACGACCCGGACCGCGGGCTGTGGACCAGGACCGAGCACTACGACGCCGACGCGGGTCCGCGCATCCTGGCCGAGGCCAAGGAGGTCGGCCGCACCGGCGACCGCGCGCTGGCCATGGCCGACGGCAGCGTGCTGGTGGCCGGGACCGGGCGCAAGGCGGCGCTGCGGGTGGACCGCGCGCACTTCGGGCTGGCCGAGCTGGCCGGCGGCCGGGTGCTGGTCACCGGCGGGGTGCGCGCGGCGGCCGGGGAGGCGGTCCCGGCCTCGCTGACCGCCGCGACCGAGCTGTTCCGCTGCACGAGCTGA